Part of the Musa acuminata AAA Group cultivar baxijiao chromosome BXJ2-7, Cavendish_Baxijiao_AAA, whole genome shotgun sequence genome is shown below.
tatggtaaataacttttttagccgtggcctcggggccgacgcggcttgttcgGGGGTTCGAATGGCGAGGATCTTGCGCGGCATGCCTCGGGTCCTTCTGGTGGCCGACCGCGGTGATATGGATGTCCCGTCAGGGGGAGAGCTCTGTCGCAGCGTCGGGGAAGAGGCAACCTCGTCTCGCACCTACACactggtcgggtcggaagctcggcccgacccctccgacgatcaagttagcgatgtggagaggatGGTGGAAGAGGGTGTGCTTCTGTCTCCGTTCTTCCCcattcgtttagaactctgggtaTTTGTAgttgggtttgatgttacctgatgtgcctgtttGCAGGGgtagggccgtacctctgatggcgtctgacattaccGTTGGAGTAGCGTAGAGAACCgtactgccgcagggtatgggcgagcctcggtcgacgTCTTTCTCTGCGTGTGGGGTCAGACGGTGGAGTCGTTGACCGGGAGCGGGTGACGTAGGCGCATGTCAAATCGGCGTTAATGCCCACTTCCTTGGGCAGTGAGTCGTCTAAGTATGGCTGATGTCGTGGCGTATTGCGTCAAatttgtttttacccctatcatgtgCTAAGTTTGATCTCGGTTCTTGCTATGATCTAAACATCACACAAAAGTGAACTCTGTTCTCGCTAAAGATCCAACACAGAGAAGTCCCATTTGAACAAGCTCAAGCCGATACCCAGACTGATAGCAACAGGATAACCAGATCTCTGTGTTCGACGATCTCGTTGAATTGCTACAGAAAAAAGGATTTAGTGACCGTGGATGATATCAAAATTGCACACGTACATCTCTCGACGACAACAATCATACATGTTTTAATGTTCAGGTCAATGCCTACTACTAAAAAGACCACCATTACAGCCAATTCTTAAGGATCAAGATGCTTGCATTGTCCCCATGCTCCCTACCGAGACAACCAATAGGCTCTCGAAGACACACGAGACACGGCGCAGCCTAACAAAGGCCAATAGGTCTTCGAGGGAGGCATCTTTGGTTCCTCACTTATCACTCGATTATCACATACGGACAACTCAGCTCAGCTAATCTTTCAGCGTTTCTGATGAGATCTTGTCGGCCTCTGTGGCCATAAACAAGTGAAGTTTAATGGTGGGAGTAGCAGACAAGCTCGATTAGTAGCCACCGGGAGTTGTTTTTGGGATCATAGCTATATAGCTAAGTTAATGCAAATCCGACACTGTAAAGAGACGCATCTGCGCAATATTACTCTTCTTCCTTGAAGTCATCGCCTACCGTTCGTGCACCTAATCGTCGAGGGTCCGAGATGCATTACCCTGTGGCGATGGCCTGTGACACGCTGTTGCCTCACAGAAGGCCACTCAGCTCCTCGGAGCCAACCTCATATCATCTGCTTAACCATCGCAAACAAACAAACGATCTGTGGACGACAGCAGTGGTAATCGACGATTCAATTGCTTGGTCATCGAGTTTTCCAGTGGGGAAAGAACAGTCCGTGGCCCATTAGCAGATGTTTGCTGTAGCTTAACCAATGTTCGGCGAGAAGCGGCGCCGAGGCTCGTGCCCGCCTCGCAGGCAACAGCTGGCTCGCGCCCGCTGCCTCTTCTTCCAACCCCAACGCGCTCATCGCCCAAGACCAATGCGAGCAACACCAGCCTGTCCTCGCCTTCCAACTCCACTCACGATCCCCACCTATGCTTTTTATTTCCCTCCCGCCTTTACACGCCTCGAGAGACGGGACACGCTTTCCCTTCCCTGCCCTTCCCCTCCGCTGGCTTTTAGCTTCCGCGGTTCAATTTCAAACGTTCTGGTGAGGGTATCTTGGGCATTTACTTATGCTCTGCGTTGCAACGTTACAGCTGGGAACAATGCATCTAGGCCAGCTGTCTCTCAAGAGACTGTACCCGTGCACGCCCCCATCACCACCCTCGTCATTGGTCCCAAGGCATCCGATGTGGGCCCACAGATCTTGTCTCTTACTTCCTGTCGCTTCTCTCTATATAAGCCACCCGTCGCTGCTCTCTCAACTCACACggtcgcctctctctctccttctcaaaGAGGAAAGCAGTGCACCCACTGAAGCTTCTTGACCTTCACCTTCTCCATCGATGGCTGTCGCTACTGCTACAACCGCACTAGTGTTCGCATTACTAGCCTCGGTTGTGTTTCGAGGTTCCTACGGCGGCAGAACTCTCAGTGCTTTGGTGGAGGAACAGCCCCTCGCCATGACGTACCACAAGGGAGCTCTGCTCGCCGGCAACGTCTCCGTCAATCTCATCTTTTATGGCAAGTTCGCCGCCTCCCAAAGAGCCATCATCTCCGATTTCGTCACTTCTCTCTCGCCCCTCCCCCACCAGAAGGACTCCCTGGAGCCCTCCGTGGCCACCTGGTGGAAGACCCTCGCCAAATATTATGCTGCGTCGAGGACATCGTTCCCTAAGCTTGGCCTCGGCAAGCAGGTCGTCGACGAGAAGTACTCCCTCGGCAGGTCCCTCCGCGACACCGACCTCGCGAAACTGGCCGCCAGGGGGGCGCCGCGGGACGCCGTGAACGTGGTGCTCACGGCCGGGGACGTTTCTGTGGAGGGATTCTGCATGAGCCGGTGCGGCACCCACGGGGCGTCCCGACGGTCCCGCGCCGGCCGGTCCGCCTACGTCTGGGTGGGCAACTCGGCGACGCAGTGCCCCGGCCAGTGCGCCTGGCCCTTCCACCAGCCGATGTACGGGCCTCAGGCGCCGCCGCTGGTGGCTCCCAACGGAGACGTTGGTGTCGACGGA
Proteins encoded:
- the LOC135617112 gene encoding protein PHOSPHATE-INDUCED 1 homolog, with the translated sequence MAVATATTALVFALLASVVFRGSYGGRTLSALVEEQPLAMTYHKGALLAGNVSVNLIFYGKFAASQRAIISDFVTSLSPLPHQKDSLEPSVATWWKTLAKYYAASRTSFPKLGLGKQVVDEKYSLGRSLRDTDLAKLAARGAPRDAVNVVLTAGDVSVEGFCMSRCGTHGASRRSRAGRSAYVWVGNSATQCPGQCAWPFHQPMYGPQAPPLVAPNGDVGVDGMIINLAGLLAGTATNPFGNGYFQGPKEAPLEAATACPGVYGKGAYPGYAGYLLVDPVTGASYNAHGARGRKYLLPALFDPSTSSCSTLV